One segment of Candidatus Nitrospira nitrosa DNA contains the following:
- the pssA gene encoding CDP-diacylglycerol--serine O-phosphatidyltransferase: MKTASFRSSFGKGGKRRKAAMHLIPNLFTTGNLFCGVFAILSVFNGNYLEAAIAVLVAMIFDVLDGKSARLTNSTSQFGLEYDSLSDVVSFGVAPGILIYSWALSGHGTFGVAVMFAYVAMGAVRLARFNSTVAVSDGKYFTGLAIPAAAGVVASLVVMDHYIMKMGTDVRSIVVLLMTLGLSFLMVSTIKYRSFKDLKFKGHRQITYLVWGILALMMVAAWPAVMVFVVFAGYALMGPVEKIVGLLVPASGKRSGGKVDLPPVESNP, translated from the coding sequence ATGAAAACAGCGAGCTTTAGAAGTTCGTTTGGAAAGGGAGGAAAGCGGAGGAAGGCGGCGATGCACCTGATCCCCAACCTCTTCACGACGGGCAACTTGTTTTGTGGGGTGTTTGCCATTCTATCGGTCTTCAACGGCAACTACCTGGAAGCCGCGATCGCGGTGTTAGTCGCCATGATCTTTGATGTCTTGGATGGAAAATCAGCTCGGCTGACCAACAGCACCAGCCAGTTCGGCTTGGAATATGATTCGCTTTCTGATGTCGTGTCGTTTGGTGTGGCCCCGGGGATCTTGATCTATTCCTGGGCGCTCAGTGGGCATGGTACGTTCGGTGTGGCCGTGATGTTTGCCTATGTCGCCATGGGAGCCGTCCGATTGGCGAGGTTCAACTCCACGGTGGCTGTGTCAGACGGTAAGTACTTTACCGGGTTGGCTATTCCCGCTGCTGCGGGTGTTGTGGCGTCCTTGGTCGTCATGGATCACTACATCATGAAGATGGGAACGGATGTCCGATCGATTGTAGTTCTATTGATGACGTTAGGGCTGTCGTTTCTAATGGTCAGCACGATCAAGTATCGCAGCTTTAAAGATCTGAAGTTCAAAGGGCATCGGCAGATCACCTATCTGGTCTGGGGTATTCTCGCGCTGATGATGGTCGCCGCATGGCCGGCCGTCATGGTCTTCGTGGTGTTTGCCGGCTATGCCCTGATGGGACCGGTTGAAAAGATCGTTGGACTGCTGGTTCCGGCCTCCGGGAAACGAAGTGGCGGAAAAGTTGACTTGCCGCCGGTTGAATCAAACCCATAA
- a CDS encoding phosphatidylserine decarboxylase family protein yields MADRAVGVPFAKEGIPFIALPAGVTLLTGLLGWSFVAFLGGIATLFSAWFFRNPARVIPQGRNLIVAPGDGKVIAIEEEFEPRYLKERSLRVTIFLNVFDVHINRLPCDGTVENVQYQPGLFMVASKPEATFMNEQNALMIKTDEGIKVLCVQVAGLIARRIVCWIAPLERAIRGERYGLIRFGSRMDTFLPIGTTLRVAVGQRVKSGETILGELP; encoded by the coding sequence ATGGCGGATCGTGCAGTCGGCGTTCCATTTGCAAAAGAAGGAATTCCCTTCATCGCGCTTCCGGCAGGCGTTACACTGTTGACGGGGTTGTTGGGCTGGTCCTTTGTCGCGTTCCTCGGTGGCATTGCGACATTGTTTTCGGCCTGGTTTTTCAGAAATCCGGCCAGAGTGATTCCGCAAGGTCGGAACCTCATCGTCGCGCCCGGCGATGGTAAAGTGATCGCGATCGAAGAAGAGTTTGAGCCGAGGTATCTAAAGGAACGGAGCCTGCGGGTGACGATCTTCCTGAATGTCTTCGACGTGCATATCAATCGACTGCCCTGCGACGGAACGGTCGAAAACGTGCAGTATCAGCCGGGGTTGTTCATGGTCGCGAGTAAGCCCGAAGCCACGTTCATGAATGAGCAGAATGCATTGATGATCAAGACCGATGAAGGGATCAAGGTCTTGTGTGTGCAGGTAGCTGGGCTGATCGCTCGGCGCATCGTCTGTTGGATCGCGCCGCTGGAACGCGCTATTCGGGGTGAGCGATATGGGCTGATTCGGTTTGGGTCGCGCATGGATACTTTTCTCCCCATCGGCACCACTCTTCGGGTGGCTGTCGGGCAGCGGGTGAAAAGTGGTGAAACTATCCTAGGAGAGTTGCCATGA
- the ilvC gene encoding ketol-acid reductoisomerase: MNIYYDKDADLQQIRNKKVAVVGYGSQGHAHALNMKESGVSVVIGLREGASWKKAEQSGLKVMPVADAVKASDVVMILAPDEAQAAIYRQDIASNLKPGAYLAFGHGFNIHFGQIVPPASINVFMVAPKGPGHLVRSEYTKGSGVPCLLAIHQDPSGTTKQVGLAYASAIGGGRAGVIETNFREETETDLFGEQAVLCGGLTSLIQAGYETLIEAGYSPEMAYFECLHEVKLIVDLIYQGGIANMRYSISTTAKYGDVTRGPRVVTEQTKQEMKKILDEIQTGRFAKEWVLENQANRPVYNALLAKGEAHPIEAVGAKLRGMMPWLKKDQLVDKTKN; this comes from the coding sequence ATGAACATCTACTACGATAAGGATGCTGATCTTCAACAGATTCGAAACAAGAAGGTAGCCGTGGTCGGCTATGGAAGCCAGGGCCATGCGCATGCCTTGAATATGAAGGAAAGCGGAGTCAGTGTGGTGATTGGACTGCGTGAGGGGGCGTCCTGGAAAAAGGCCGAACAGAGTGGACTGAAAGTTATGCCTGTGGCCGATGCCGTGAAGGCGTCCGATGTCGTGATGATCCTGGCGCCTGATGAAGCTCAGGCTGCCATCTATCGGCAAGACATTGCGTCCAATCTCAAGCCAGGGGCCTACCTCGCATTCGGTCATGGCTTCAACATTCACTTTGGGCAGATCGTACCGCCTGCCTCCATCAATGTCTTCATGGTGGCGCCGAAAGGCCCTGGACATCTTGTTCGTTCTGAATATACGAAGGGCAGCGGCGTGCCGTGCCTGTTGGCGATTCACCAGGATCCCAGCGGGACGACCAAGCAGGTTGGCTTGGCGTACGCGAGTGCGATCGGCGGTGGGCGTGCCGGTGTCATTGAGACCAATTTCCGTGAGGAGACCGAGACGGATCTCTTTGGCGAGCAAGCGGTGTTGTGTGGCGGTCTCACATCTTTGATTCAGGCGGGCTACGAGACGCTGATTGAAGCCGGATACTCCCCTGAGATGGCGTATTTCGAGTGCTTGCACGAAGTGAAGCTCATCGTCGATCTGATTTATCAGGGGGGCATTGCGAATATGCGCTACTCGATCAGCACGACGGCGAAGTACGGCGATGTGACTCGCGGCCCACGGGTCGTGACCGAGCAAACGAAGCAGGAGATGAAGAAGATTCTCGACGAGATTCAGACCGGGCGGTTTGCCAAGGAATGGGTGCTTGAGAATCAGGCCAATCGACCGGTCTATAATGCGTTGCTTGCGAAAGGGGAGGCGCATCCCATCGAAGCAGTGGGGGCCAAGCTGCGGGGAATGATGCCGTGGCTCAAGAAGGATCAACTGGTCGACAAAACGAAAAACTAG
- the ilvN gene encoding acetolactate synthase small subunit translates to MEHIISVTVENKFGVLSRVAGLFSGRGFNIESLSVAPTLDPSMSQMTIVTSGDERIIEQIVKQLNKLIDVIKVVDLNEAEFVSRETAIIKVHTKDVDRAEALRIVDIFRANVIDSTPTTYTIEVSGDPKKIEAIINLLQPLGIKELVRTGRVAVAREPVRQAAVQAKKIARE, encoded by the coding sequence ATGGAACATATTATTTCAGTCACCGTTGAAAACAAGTTTGGAGTGTTATCCCGGGTTGCGGGGCTGTTCAGCGGGAGAGGGTTCAACATTGAGAGCTTGTCGGTTGCTCCGACGCTGGATCCTTCCATGTCCCAGATGACGATTGTGACGTCGGGAGACGAACGGATCATCGAGCAGATCGTAAAGCAACTGAACAAACTGATCGATGTGATCAAGGTGGTGGACCTCAATGAAGCGGAGTTTGTCTCGCGAGAGACCGCGATCATTAAGGTTCACACGAAGGATGTGGATCGAGCCGAGGCGCTGAGGATCGTCGATATCTTCCGCGCGAACGTCATCGATTCAACGCCGACGACCTATACGATCGAAGTCTCCGGAGACCCGAAGAAGATTGAAGCAATCATTAATTTGCTTCAGCCGCTTGGAATCAAAGAGTTGGTCCGCACCGGTCGAGTCGCTGTTGCGCGGGAGCCTGTTCGTCAGGCTGCCGTCCAGGCGAAAAAAATTGCTCGCGAATGA
- the ilvB gene encoding biosynthetic-type acetolactate synthase large subunit: MKLTGAEIFIECLKREGVKTVFALPGGVVLKIFDTLHQQKDVEVILTRHEQGAGHMAEGYAKATGKAGVCLVTSGPGMTNVITALADAYMDSVPVVCFSGQVPTNLIGNDAFQEADNIGLSRPCTKYNFLVKDVNDLAATIKEAFYIATTGRPGPVLVDIPKDVSQNVAEFVYPKSVSIRGYNPTVEGNKWQIKQAAEAIMKAKKPILYVGGGAVFSGASQELLELAEMTQIPVDMTLMGLGIFPGEHPLSLGMLGMHGTYQANMAMHYSDLVIAIGARFDDRVTGKVAEFCPHAKVIHVDIDPTSIRKNIHVDIPIVGDCKTVLRELNQILRATVNGEQKDLRKPWWDQIRAWQQAHPLTYHQEQDGPIKPQQVVKRLYELTKDRDPIVATDVGQHQMWAAQYFKLARPNRWLTSGGLGTMGFGFPAAMGAQAAFRDRLVLCIAGDGSIQMNMQEMATAVISKLPVKIIILNNGFHGMVRQWQDLFYNGRYASSNLGTTPDFVKLADAYGAVGLRVTKVGDLDAILKEALATDKPVIVDVPTYPYENCYPMIPAGGCNHEMILEDPPELKMKQSGGAKVTPEDKDTVLTA, from the coding sequence ATGAAACTCACCGGTGCTGAAATCTTCATCGAATGCCTGAAGCGGGAAGGGGTGAAAACCGTGTTCGCGCTTCCAGGCGGAGTCGTATTGAAGATTTTCGATACGCTCCATCAGCAGAAAGACGTTGAAGTGATCTTGACGCGCCATGAACAGGGTGCGGGGCATATGGCGGAAGGTTATGCCAAGGCGACAGGGAAAGCGGGCGTGTGCCTGGTCACCTCTGGCCCTGGGATGACCAACGTGATCACGGCGTTGGCCGATGCCTATATGGATTCGGTACCGGTGGTCTGTTTTAGCGGCCAGGTGCCGACGAACTTGATTGGGAATGATGCATTCCAGGAAGCAGACAATATCGGGCTGAGCCGCCCCTGCACGAAATATAATTTCCTCGTGAAAGATGTGAACGATTTGGCCGCCACCATCAAGGAGGCGTTTTATATCGCCACGACCGGGCGACCAGGTCCGGTACTCGTCGATATTCCCAAAGATGTCTCTCAGAATGTGGCGGAGTTCGTCTATCCCAAGTCGGTTTCGATCCGCGGCTATAACCCGACCGTCGAAGGAAATAAGTGGCAGATCAAGCAGGCCGCCGAAGCCATCATGAAGGCCAAGAAGCCGATTCTTTATGTCGGTGGGGGTGCCGTGTTCTCGGGCGCTTCCCAAGAGCTGCTCGAGTTGGCCGAGATGACGCAGATTCCGGTGGATATGACGCTGATGGGACTTGGAATATTTCCGGGCGAGCATCCGCTGTCCTTAGGGATGCTGGGAATGCACGGGACCTATCAAGCCAACATGGCGATGCATTATTCCGACCTGGTGATTGCGATTGGTGCCAGGTTTGATGACCGGGTGACGGGAAAGGTGGCGGAGTTCTGTCCTCATGCGAAGGTGATTCACGTCGATATTGACCCGACGTCGATTCGGAAAAATATTCATGTCGATATTCCGATCGTCGGTGATTGCAAAACGGTGCTGCGTGAGTTGAATCAGATTCTTCGTGCGACGGTCAATGGTGAGCAAAAAGATCTTCGCAAACCCTGGTGGGATCAGATCCGAGCCTGGCAACAGGCCCATCCCTTGACGTATCACCAGGAACAAGATGGGCCGATCAAGCCACAGCAAGTGGTTAAGCGGCTGTACGAGCTGACGAAAGACCGAGACCCGATCGTCGCCACCGATGTCGGTCAGCACCAAATGTGGGCCGCCCAGTATTTCAAGCTGGCCAGACCGAACCGGTGGTTGACCTCAGGCGGGCTGGGTACGATGGGGTTCGGATTTCCTGCAGCGATGGGGGCGCAAGCGGCATTCCGGGATCGCCTGGTGCTCTGTATTGCAGGAGACGGCAGTATTCAAATGAACATGCAGGAAATGGCTACGGCTGTGATCAGCAAATTGCCGGTGAAGATCATCATCCTGAATAATGGCTTTCACGGCATGGTCCGGCAGTGGCAAGACCTGTTTTACAACGGGCGATATGCGTCAAGCAATCTGGGAACGACGCCGGATTTCGTCAAGTTGGCAGACGCCTATGGGGCGGTGGGGTTGCGGGTCACGAAGGTCGGCGATCTCGATGCCATTCTGAAAGAAGCGTTGGCAACGGATAAGCCAGTCATTGTGGATGTTCCGACCTATCCCTATGAAAACTGCTATCCGATGATTCCTGCCGGCGGGTGCAACCATGAGATGATCTTGGAAGATCCCCCAGAGTTGAAGATGAAGCAGTCCGGTGGCGCCAAAGTGACGCCGGAAGATAAGGATACGGTTCTAACCGCATAG
- a CDS encoding M48 family metallopeptidase: MQTQRFTRAITIACLIAGGVGLVGCETNPYTGRRQLLMSSVGQEMQMGAQAYNQVKSDPKMHPSQDPREIEPVKRVAARIVEAAKRSKYAEMAQQFQWEVTVIKDDKTANAFALPGGKMAVYTGIFPMAKTEAGLAAVMGHEVVHALARHGAERMSQGQAANVGMQVIGAAIGIGSKNPALGQAAMGALGVGAQVGVLLPFSRKHESEADYIGILLAADAGYDPRESVALWERMAQSGGGGQPEFMSTHPSHDTRIEQLKEWMPEAMEIYQKRTPMPTTPLPDVGSR, encoded by the coding sequence ATGCAGACTCAACGATTCACCCGTGCCATCACGATAGCCTGTTTGATTGCAGGAGGAGTTGGCTTGGTGGGGTGTGAGACCAACCCCTATACCGGTCGAAGACAACTGTTGATGTCCTCAGTGGGGCAAGAAATGCAGATGGGCGCGCAGGCGTACAACCAGGTGAAAAGCGATCCTAAAATGCATCCCTCACAGGATCCGCGCGAGATTGAACCGGTCAAACGGGTGGCCGCTCGTATTGTTGAAGCGGCCAAACGGTCGAAGTATGCCGAGATGGCTCAACAGTTCCAGTGGGAAGTGACGGTGATCAAAGACGATAAGACGGCCAATGCGTTTGCACTCCCAGGTGGAAAGATGGCGGTCTACACCGGCATTTTCCCGATGGCGAAGACGGAGGCTGGGTTGGCGGCAGTCATGGGTCATGAAGTGGTGCATGCCCTGGCTCGTCATGGCGCGGAGCGAATGAGCCAGGGGCAAGCGGCGAACGTTGGCATGCAGGTCATAGGGGCGGCCATTGGGATTGGGAGCAAAAATCCTGCACTTGGCCAGGCGGCGATGGGGGCGCTTGGCGTCGGTGCACAGGTGGGTGTGTTGCTGCCTTTCAGTCGGAAGCATGAATCGGAAGCGGACTATATCGGCATCCTTCTCGCGGCCGATGCCGGGTATGACCCACGCGAGTCCGTTGCTCTCTGGGAGCGAATGGCACAGTCTGGTGGCGGGGGACAGCCGGAATTCATGTCCACTCACCCGAGCCATGACACCAGAATTGAGCAACTCAAAGAGTGGATGCCTGAGGCGATGGAGATCTATCAGAAGCGAACGCCCATGCCGACTACTCCACTTCCGGATGTTGGGAGCAGGTAA
- the rnhC gene encoding ribonuclease HIII: protein MSELRSHNQIERIGIDESGKGDYFGPLVIAAVFVDATTQGELRLMEVRDSKKISDGRVLEMAIDIKTICPHSVIAIGPQKYNELYAKIKNLNRLLAWGHAKTLENLLERGVTCERAISDQFGDERLILNVLQEKGQKITLEQRPRAESDLAVAAASILARAEFLTRLKRLSSEVGTTLPKGASPAVELAAKMVIKKHGQDRLGTIAKLHFKTTKAVLAKLS from the coding sequence ATGAGCGAGCTTCGGTCTCACAACCAGATTGAGCGTATCGGCATCGACGAATCGGGAAAGGGCGATTACTTCGGTCCGCTCGTCATCGCCGCCGTGTTTGTGGATGCGACCACGCAAGGGGAACTACGTTTGATGGAGGTACGAGATAGCAAGAAAATCTCCGATGGGCGCGTGCTAGAGATGGCGATCGACATCAAGACTATTTGTCCGCACAGCGTCATCGCGATCGGGCCGCAGAAGTACAATGAGCTCTACGCCAAGATCAAAAACTTGAACCGCTTGCTCGCCTGGGGCCATGCCAAAACTCTGGAGAATCTACTGGAACGAGGCGTGACTTGCGAGCGAGCGATCTCCGATCAGTTCGGCGATGAGCGATTGATTCTGAATGTGCTACAAGAAAAGGGGCAAAAGATTACGCTGGAACAACGACCGAGAGCAGAATCTGATCTGGCCGTCGCTGCCGCATCCATCTTGGCACGAGCAGAATTTCTGACCCGTCTCAAACGGCTTTCCAGCGAGGTAGGTACTACGCTACCCAAGGGCGCCTCGCCCGCCGTCGAACTTGCCGCAAAGATGGTCATCAAGAAACATGGACAGGACCGGTTGGGCACCATTGCCAAGCTGCACTTTAAAACCACGAAGGCAGTACTGGCAAAGTTATCCTAA
- a CDS encoding alpha-amylase family glycosyl hydrolase yields the protein MAASLDHIHPGTPMGANLIADGATFRVWAPNARTVHVIGEFNNRLRTDASLLTRDESGHWRGFIPGVKDRQRYLFYIMGEGSEGPKRDPYARELETPFPSECIVRTTDFPWHENGFITPPFHELVIYQLHVGTFFTPNLPYKGGTFLDVARKLPYLTELGVTALQLLPIQEFQTSFSLGYNGTDYFSPEMDFAVVDAELPPYVAELNRLLDAKGLRRYHVADLRGEMNQLKALVDLAHLHDLAVILDVVYNHAGGEFGDQSLYFFDRQHPAGGHRHSLYFSDKGHAGGLVFDYAEPEVRDFLIQNAKFFVDEYRVDGFRYDQVSVIDHDGAPHGWRFCQDLTSTLHAHRPSVLHHAEYWDVNPYVVKPAPEGAGFDMTLTDGFRIAIRNTIENASLPDDRPLDMTGLAQALWPEGFREQWRFVQGPENHDIVYREREQRIARLGDSSNPRSWYGRSRSRIATGLSLTAPGIPMLFMGQEFLEDKQWADDFVSHHDLLLYWAGLDQGDKQMLDHVRFVRELLALRRQLPGLRGQGFRVVHVHDQNRVLSFHRWAEGEGHDAIVVVHLSPFHRFEYRIGFPSSGEWREAFNSDVYENWVNPSVVGNGGRVAADPQPLHGFDSSAALILPANSILVFTR from the coding sequence ATGGCAGCCTCCCTTGACCATATTCACCCCGGCACCCCGATGGGTGCCAATCTGATTGCCGACGGCGCAACGTTCAGGGTCTGGGCTCCCAATGCCAGGACCGTTCACGTCATCGGGGAGTTCAACAACCGGCTTCGCACCGACGCCAGTTTGCTCACGCGCGATGAGTCAGGCCACTGGCGCGGATTCATTCCCGGGGTCAAGGATCGCCAGCGGTACCTGTTCTATATCATGGGAGAGGGCAGCGAGGGACCGAAACGCGATCCGTACGCCCGCGAGCTTGAGACCCCTTTCCCCAGTGAGTGTATCGTCCGTACGACCGATTTTCCCTGGCACGAGAACGGGTTCATCACACCACCCTTTCACGAGTTGGTGATCTACCAACTCCACGTCGGCACGTTCTTCACCCCGAACCTGCCTTATAAGGGCGGGACGTTTCTCGATGTCGCTCGCAAACTCCCCTACCTGACTGAGCTGGGCGTGACGGCCCTGCAGCTTCTGCCCATTCAGGAATTTCAAACCAGCTTCAGTCTGGGCTACAACGGCACCGACTATTTTTCACCGGAAATGGATTTCGCCGTAGTGGATGCCGAGCTGCCTCCATACGTCGCCGAACTGAACCGCTTACTCGACGCGAAGGGATTGCGCCGTTATCACGTCGCTGACTTGCGCGGGGAAATGAATCAACTCAAAGCCCTGGTGGATCTGGCCCATCTTCACGATCTCGCCGTCATCCTTGACGTGGTCTACAATCATGCGGGCGGCGAATTCGGAGACCAGAGCCTCTACTTCTTTGATCGCCAACATCCGGCAGGAGGACACCGGCACTCGCTGTATTTTTCCGACAAGGGCCATGCAGGCGGGCTCGTGTTCGATTACGCCGAACCAGAGGTGCGTGATTTTTTGATTCAGAATGCCAAGTTCTTTGTCGACGAATATCGAGTCGACGGCTTTCGCTATGATCAGGTCAGCGTGATCGACCATGATGGTGCGCCTCATGGTTGGCGATTCTGCCAGGACCTCACCTCCACGCTGCACGCGCATCGACCTTCAGTCTTGCATCACGCCGAGTATTGGGACGTGAATCCCTATGTAGTGAAGCCAGCCCCGGAAGGGGCCGGATTCGATATGACCCTCACTGACGGTTTCCGTATCGCGATCCGCAACACGATCGAGAACGCAAGCCTACCGGATGACCGTCCGCTCGACATGACGGGACTCGCACAGGCTCTCTGGCCTGAAGGGTTTCGTGAGCAGTGGCGTTTCGTGCAGGGTCCGGAAAATCACGACATCGTCTATCGAGAGCGGGAGCAGCGCATTGCTCGACTTGGTGATTCGTCCAATCCCCGTTCCTGGTACGGAAGGAGCCGCTCTCGTATAGCAACAGGCCTCAGCCTGACGGCTCCGGGGATTCCGATGCTGTTCATGGGCCAGGAATTTCTAGAAGACAAACAGTGGGCGGACGATTTCGTGTCCCACCATGATCTGCTCCTCTACTGGGCAGGCCTGGATCAGGGCGACAAGCAGATGCTGGACCACGTGCGGTTCGTCAGAGAGTTGCTCGCCCTTCGGCGCCAATTACCCGGGTTGCGCGGACAAGGCTTTCGTGTGGTGCATGTGCATGATCAGAACCGTGTGCTGTCATTCCATCGCTGGGCCGAGGGTGAAGGTCACGACGCAATCGTGGTCGTGCACCTGTCGCCCTTCCATCGGTTCGAATATCGTATCGGCTTCCCCTCCAGCGGAGAATGGCGCGAAGCGTTCAACAGCGACGTGTATGAGAACTGGGTCAATCCAAGCGTGGTCGGCAACGGCGGACGAGTGGCCGCGGATCCACAGCCCTTGCATGGCTTCGACTCTTCTGCAGCTCTTATCCTTCCAGCCAACAGCATCCTGGTCTTCACTCGATAA
- a CDS encoding zinc ribbon domain-containing protein encodes MNQKLSPLIELQKLDLRIMEITEIRRKIPERLHVAETPLRELSQALTDTKAAVDAATKERRAHEKDLEMHEVQTEKMKSHAASLKTNKEYQAHLFELELANKKRGEFEEKILLAMEKIDELQKVAKALQEKKQAQDSVFSQEKQELDKQDKELAKELARLEADYRDAAGKVEKSLLDRYNQVKATRRDQPLAAVRDGMCVGCRLQIPPQLIAQVRRSDDLHLCPYCRRILYWEGEPAKESASALSEARKADMEVGESV; translated from the coding sequence GTGAATCAGAAACTGTCCCCGCTCATCGAATTGCAAAAACTGGATCTCCGGATCATGGAGATCACGGAGATTCGAAGAAAAATCCCCGAACGTCTCCACGTGGCCGAAACTCCGCTTCGAGAACTATCCCAGGCCCTGACTGATACAAAAGCCGCAGTCGATGCGGCTACCAAGGAACGACGCGCGCATGAGAAGGATCTCGAAATGCACGAAGTGCAGACGGAGAAGATGAAATCACATGCGGCGAGTCTGAAGACCAACAAAGAGTATCAGGCACATTTGTTTGAGCTCGAATTGGCGAATAAAAAGCGGGGCGAGTTTGAGGAAAAGATTTTGCTGGCGATGGAAAAGATCGATGAACTCCAAAAGGTCGCCAAGGCGCTGCAGGAGAAAAAACAAGCGCAGGACAGTGTGTTCAGTCAGGAAAAACAGGAGTTGGACAAGCAGGACAAGGAGCTGGCGAAAGAACTGGCACGACTGGAAGCCGACTATCGAGACGCGGCTGGGAAAGTGGAGAAGAGCCTCCTGGACCGGTACAATCAGGTGAAGGCCACCAGAAGGGATCAGCCCTTGGCCGCAGTCCGTGATGGTATGTGTGTCGGGTGTCGCTTACAGATCCCACCCCAGCTCATCGCCCAGGTGAGGCGATCAGATGATCTCCACCTCTGCCCCTATTGTAGGCGGATTCTCTACTGGGAAGGCGAGCCAGCGAAAGAATCCGCTTCGGCCCTCAGTGAAGCGAGAAAAGCGGATATGGAAGTGGGGGAGTCGGTCTAA